A window of the Bacillota bacterium genome harbors these coding sequences:
- a CDS encoding HAD family hydrolase encodes MVHVSFDIYICIYRRGYLVQVLKAGDYSTACRAILFDKDGTLIDFKNMWLVWLDYMFTALQKEYQLTKNIIKDFEEAVGVKLDKRWVASSGVMASGCMDSLRRSMAQCLAAYGVDPEEAVSGFDVMVKASETEVDWPAITHPVPGLEQFLYKLKDRGIKVAVTTADTTSRAEDTLCSLGLASHFDAVVGADRVSSTKPAPDMALLACELLDVHPMDAVVVGDNITDMQMGKSAGVAGVIGVLTGVCQVSQLEALADAVVDSVGELKLEDVGQG; translated from the coding sequence ATGGTTCATGTGAGTTTTGATATATATATCTGTATATACAGGAGGGGTTATTTAGTGCAAGTGCTTAAGGCCGGTGATTATTCCACCGCCTGCAGAGCTATATTATTTGACAAAGACGGTACATTAATTGACTTTAAAAATATGTGGTTGGTTTGGCTTGATTACATGTTTACTGCATTGCAGAAAGAATACCAACTAACAAAAAACATCATTAAGGATTTCGAAGAGGCTGTGGGGGTAAAACTAGATAAGCGTTGGGTAGCTTCCTCCGGAGTTATGGCCTCGGGCTGCATGGATAGTCTCAGGCGATCCATGGCTCAGTGTCTGGCTGCTTACGGTGTGGACCCGGAGGAAGCTGTGAGTGGGTTTGATGTTATGGTTAAAGCATCTGAAACCGAAGTTGATTGGCCCGCAATTACCCATCCCGTGCCGGGGCTGGAGCAATTTTTGTATAAATTAAAGGACCGAGGAATAAAAGTAGCGGTAACCACTGCCGACACTACCTCAAGGGCGGAAGACACATTATGTTCTCTGGGCCTGGCCTCTCATTTTGATGCTGTAGTAGGGGCCGACCGTGTAAGCAGTACAAAACCGGCGCCGGATATGGCTTTATTGGCCTGTGAACTCCTCGATGTTCACCCTATGGATGCCGTGGTAGTGGGGGACAATATTACCGACATGCAAATGGGTAAAAGTGCCGGGGTGGCCGGGGTGATTGGAGTTTTAACAGGTGTTTGCCAGGTAAGCCAGCTGGAGGCTTTAGCCGATGCGGTGGTGGACTCCGTGGGTGAATTAAAACTTGAAGATGTGGGGCAGGGGTGA
- a CDS encoding GNAT family N-acetyltransferase yields the protein MGSLAKGEVNSIKSEHKLNAGESVEIEGPVNAEYIRSLKMDDHLNNFRLAARQHEALINITGLDSGYVYIARNQNTVVGYITFHKPDQYGRWYRHPAILELGCVEVSPAWRGHRIGKILLRKAFSQPVLENYIVITTEYYWHWDMESTGMDVWSYQKMLTNLFGSVGFEQRHTDDEEIMEHPANVLMVRVGSEVNKENIVSFEQLLFSSMF from the coding sequence ATGGGTAGTTTGGCAAAGGGCGAAGTTAATTCCATTAAGTCGGAACATAAATTAAATGCCGGTGAAAGTGTGGAAATAGAAGGCCCGGTCAACGCGGAATACATACGTTCTCTAAAAATGGATGATCACTTAAATAATTTCCGTCTGGCCGCCAGGCAGCACGAGGCCCTGATCAATATTACCGGGCTTGATTCCGGGTATGTATATATTGCTCGTAACCAGAATACTGTTGTAGGTTATATAACATTTCACAAACCTGACCAATACGGCCGCTGGTATCGTCATCCGGCGATACTGGAATTAGGGTGCGTAGAAGTCAGTCCTGCCTGGCGTGGACATAGAATAGGTAAGATATTGTTGCGAAAAGCATTCAGTCAGCCTGTCTTAGAAAACTATATTGTAATAACCACCGAGTATTACTGGCACTGGGACATGGAATCAACCGGTATGGATGTATGGTCATATCAAAAGATGTTAACTAATTTATTTGGTTCTGTGGGGTTTGAGCAGCGCCACACGGATGATGAAGAAATAATGGAGCACCCTGCGAATGTTTTGATGGTTCGTGTTGGTTCCGAAGTAAACAAAGAGAACATTGTCAGCTTTGAGCAACTGTTATTTAGCTCTATGTTTTAA
- the pdaA gene encoding delta-lactam-biosynthetic de-N-acetylase, translated as MYSPLINLKGQTGRHPLPVVLKNIDRSWVLQVGHSNNSKGGVQLRKYLPWLLILSLGLNIYLVGTYSFGISPAAGDVTEEGAAQLEQLQSRIAEYKQQTTALEEEKQRLRERLDSLQSPPEPINTVDNKVYGWYFKRDRNNQHSPPSTDSQYLQMLKNKGYYLGDTNQKRIFLTFDEGYENGYTPVILDTLKVNKVPAAFFVTGDYVKDKPDLIKRMAEEGHIIGNHSDTHPSMPTISSEKIKEELGTVETQVEQLTGQELHYFRPPRGEFNQRVLDVAAQEGYKTIFWSMAYRDWVVDDQPGKEAAFNFVTNNIHNGAIILLHAVSESNTKALDSIIKELKEQGYTFASLNQLP; from the coding sequence ATATACTCCCCGTTAATTAATTTGAAGGGACAAACCGGGAGGCACCCCCTCCCGGTTGTGTTGAAAAACATTGATCGCAGTTGGGTCTTGCAAGTTGGTCATAGCAATAATTCCAAAGGAGGAGTACAATTGCGAAAATATTTACCTTGGCTTTTGATACTTTCTCTGGGGCTAAATATTTACCTGGTGGGAACCTATTCTTTTGGTATCTCCCCCGCCGCGGGTGACGTGACAGAGGAAGGAGCGGCACAGCTGGAGCAGTTGCAAAGCCGCATTGCCGAATATAAGCAACAAACAACTGCGCTGGAAGAGGAAAAGCAAAGGCTGCGGGAGCGATTAGACAGTTTGCAATCCCCTCCCGAACCTATAAACACAGTGGATAACAAAGTCTACGGCTGGTATTTTAAGCGTGATCGTAACAATCAGCATTCACCCCCTAGCACTGACTCACAGTACTTACAAATGCTTAAAAATAAGGGGTATTACCTGGGGGATACCAACCAAAAAAGGATTTTCCTTACCTTTGACGAAGGCTACGAAAATGGCTACACCCCGGTAATACTGGATACCTTAAAAGTAAATAAAGTACCGGCAGCCTTTTTTGTCACCGGCGATTATGTGAAGGACAAGCCCGACCTGATAAAAAGGATGGCTGAAGAAGGTCACATTATAGGTAATCACAGCGACACGCACCCCAGTATGCCGACCATAAGTAGCGAGAAAATTAAAGAAGAGCTTGGTACAGTGGAAACACAAGTGGAACAACTGACAGGCCAAGAATTACACTACTTCCGCCCTCCCCGGGGAGAATTTAACCAGCGGGTACTGGATGTGGCGGCTCAGGAAGGATATAAAACCATTTTCTGGAGTATGGCCTACCGGGACTGGGTAGTGGACGATCAGCCCGGCAAAGAAGCAGCATTTAACTTTGTTACCAATAACATTCATAACGGAGCTATTATCCTTTTGCATGCGGTTTCCGAATCCAACACCAAGGCTCTGGACAGTATTATCAAGGAGTTAAAGGAACAGGGTTATACCTTTGCCAGCCTGAATCAACTCCCATAA
- a CDS encoding TIGR01212 family radical SAM protein, whose amino-acid sequence MQPEERYRTYSKHLKEKFGCKVYKLPVNLPGTCPNRDGTVGRGGCIFCDEEGSGFDALPNSLAVKDQLQTNKANFKKKFKAQKFIAYFQAFTNTYLPLEQFKANMQAAAEEPDIIGISISTRPDCISDAYLDYLHGLQQEHNLNINIELGLQTVNYHTLHRINRGHSLAEYVDAVLRTKQRGFEICTHLILNLPGDGREDIVEGAKLISVLHSDYVKFHSLYVVRDTVLGEMYRKGEFDMISLEEYAQRVVTFLEYLDPEIVVQRLVGKGPAEKVLFSNWDVSWWKLRQAIEELLEAKDTYQGRLFNYTNGAALAKV is encoded by the coding sequence ATGCAGCCTGAAGAAAGGTACAGAACATATTCCAAACATTTGAAAGAAAAATTCGGGTGTAAAGTTTACAAACTCCCTGTAAATTTGCCCGGAACCTGCCCTAACCGGGACGGAACCGTGGGCAGGGGCGGATGCATATTTTGTGATGAAGAAGGCTCTGGCTTTGATGCCCTGCCCAACAGCCTGGCCGTAAAGGACCAACTGCAAACCAATAAGGCCAACTTTAAAAAGAAATTTAAGGCCCAAAAGTTTATCGCTTACTTCCAGGCATTTACCAATACATATCTTCCATTAGAACAGTTTAAAGCAAACATGCAGGCGGCAGCGGAAGAACCGGACATAATAGGTATTTCCATATCTACCCGGCCCGATTGCATATCAGATGCCTACCTGGATTATTTGCACGGGCTGCAGCAAGAGCATAATTTGAATATTAATATTGAGCTGGGCCTGCAAACCGTGAATTATCACACCCTGCACAGGATAAACAGGGGGCATTCCCTGGCAGAATATGTGGATGCGGTACTGCGTACAAAACAACGTGGGTTTGAAATTTGTACCCACCTAATTCTCAATCTCCCTGGGGATGGCCGGGAGGATATAGTAGAAGGCGCTAAGCTGATTTCGGTCCTGCACAGTGACTATGTAAAGTTTCATTCTTTATATGTGGTAAGGGACACTGTATTGGGGGAAATGTACCGGAAGGGGGAATTTGACATGATTTCCCTGGAGGAGTATGCGCAGAGGGTTGTTACTTTCCTCGAGTATTTGGACCCTGAGATAGTGGTACAGCGCCTGGTGGGTAAGGGCCCGGCGGAAAAGGTGCTTTTCTCCAACTGGGATGTGAGCTGGTGGAAGTTAAGGCAGGCTATTGAGGAGTTGCTGGAGGCAAAAGATACTTACCAGGGCCGGCTGTTTAATTACACTAACGGTGCGGCTTTGGCTAAGGTGTAA
- a CDS encoding PspC domain-containing protein, with protein sequence MARQFRRFTRSSRNKILGGVCGGIAEYFGIDATIIRLVYVLLSVISVAFPGILIYIAAWLIIPGDS encoded by the coding sequence ATGGCCCGGCAGTTTAGAAGATTTACCCGCTCCAGCCGCAACAAAATCCTTGGGGGAGTGTGCGGTGGAATTGCAGAATACTTTGGTATTGACGCCACAATTATACGTTTGGTTTACGTTTTATTATCTGTCATTTCAGTTGCTTTTCCGGGTATTTTAATTTATATTGCAGCGTGGCTGATTATACCGGGTGACTCATAA
- the murJ gene encoding murein biosynthesis integral membrane protein MurJ translates to MSKTLLRTSSILFVLFVASRILGFIREQVVAAYLGATPQSDAYVVAATIPFILSYIIGTAAGNSFLPVYTGRLGDKDANRLASTVFVIFGGAVVLICVGGFLFAPYLVDLLAPGFAADVRSLAVVLTKIMLPGLAFLTLGYVVKAALNAHRQFTVPAAAPALQNIVFIILLLFFAQKGAVGLAWSMLAGTVVFYLVQRIVAGNYGITWRPQLDFKDPDVRRVMVLAVPVILTTLGTKGYIFLDRWLGSQLSGGSIAALNFADRIRELPYGLFVAAVSTVLFPTLASAASKQDMQSLRKNTAMGLRMVAMLGFPAAVLLSLLDRPVVRLLFERGAFDAVATTATAGALGFYAVSVIALCANSIITYTFLSMQDGIIPLKIGAAALGVNLAADLLLVNRMGHVGLALGNTLAAFFAMFLFVSLLSRRLEGFAWQGLLVSVFKIGIAAAVLGVISVGLAHWTGLYNQNISLFSQIWGLGLSVGVGGLVYVALLFVFRIEETRMFSGR, encoded by the coding sequence ATGTCTAAGACTTTATTACGAACATCTTCTATACTTTTTGTTCTCTTTGTAGCCAGCAGGATACTGGGGTTTATAAGAGAACAGGTGGTGGCTGCGTACCTGGGGGCGACGCCCCAGTCAGACGCCTATGTGGTGGCCGCTACCATTCCCTTTATACTATCATACATCATTGGCACTGCGGCGGGAAACTCATTTCTGCCGGTCTATACCGGTAGGTTGGGTGATAAAGATGCTAACCGTCTGGCCTCTACGGTATTTGTAATCTTTGGCGGCGCCGTGGTTTTGATTTGTGTCGGCGGTTTCCTTTTTGCCCCCTACCTGGTGGATTTATTGGCACCGGGCTTTGCCGCAGATGTACGATCCCTGGCGGTTGTGCTTACCAAAATAATGTTACCGGGACTTGCCTTTTTGACTTTGGGGTACGTGGTGAAAGCAGCGCTGAATGCCCACCGCCAATTTACGGTTCCGGCAGCGGCTCCGGCTTTGCAGAACATTGTCTTCATTATTCTGCTGCTCTTTTTTGCCCAAAAAGGGGCGGTAGGATTAGCATGGTCTATGCTTGCCGGGACAGTGGTATTTTATTTGGTGCAGCGAATTGTGGCCGGGAATTACGGCATTACCTGGCGCCCGCAATTGGATTTTAAAGATCCGGATGTGCGGCGGGTAATGGTACTGGCGGTGCCGGTAATTTTGACCACCCTGGGTACCAAGGGGTATATCTTTCTGGACCGCTGGCTGGGCTCACAATTAAGTGGCGGCAGTATTGCCGCTTTGAACTTTGCCGACCGTATCAGGGAACTTCCTTACGGATTGTTTGTCGCTGCTGTTTCTACTGTGCTTTTTCCCACCCTTGCTTCCGCGGCAAGCAAGCAGGATATGCAATCTCTGCGTAAAAACACAGCCATGGGTTTGCGCATGGTGGCCATGCTGGGTTTTCCCGCGGCGGTACTGCTGTCGTTACTGGATCGCCCGGTGGTACGACTGCTCTTTGAGCGGGGTGCCTTTGATGCTGTGGCCACTACTGCTACGGCCGGGGCCCTGGGCTTTTATGCAGTATCGGTAATTGCGCTTTGCGCCAATTCCATTATTACATATACTTTTCTGAGCATGCAGGATGGCATAATTCCATTGAAAATAGGGGCTGCGGCCCTGGGGGTTAACCTGGCGGCTGATTTGCTGTTGGTGAACCGCATGGGCCATGTGGGGTTGGCTCTTGGTAATACCCTTGCTGCTTTTTTTGCCATGTTTTTATTTGTGTCGTTACTGAGCAGGAGGCTGGAAGGTTTTGCTTGGCAGGGACTATTGGTCTCTGTTTTTAAAATAGGTATAGCTGCCGCTGTACTGGGTGTCATAAGTGTGGGCCTTGCCCACTGGACCGGCCTTTATAATCAGAACATTTCGTTGTTCAGCCAAATTTGGGGATTAGGATTGTCTGTAGGAGTCGGCGGCTTGGTGTACGTTGCACTTTTGTTTGTGTTTAGGATAGAGGAGACCCGCATGTTTTCGGGAAGATGA
- a CDS encoding RluA family pseudouridine synthase, translating into MKMWGRGERVEEKSGWLEFRLSGEDEGRPVGNILRGKYGFSRGMLRKLKRWQGVTLNGEPVRLKDGGRENDVIRVTLRHKEESWIVPQDLPLDVVYEDDDLLVVDKKPGILVHPMSYQDSGTVANAVLYRWSQQGIEARFRPVFRLDRHTSGLLMVAKNSFANHRMVEQLHTQNLRRRYVAMAQGVIAEDAGVLDYPIAMDPGSGGKRTVSPDGKVALTRFRVLERFSGLTLLCLELETGRTHQIRVHLSQKGFPLCGDTLYGGEATLIDRQALHSAELRFLSPRRGQEVTVTSTLPGDIKDLLSLKNRQSC; encoded by the coding sequence TTGAAGATGTGGGGCAGGGGTGAAAGGGTGGAGGAAAAAAGTGGCTGGCTGGAATTTAGGCTTTCCGGGGAAGACGAAGGAAGGCCGGTAGGCAACATTCTGCGTGGTAAATACGGTTTTTCCAGGGGAATGTTACGGAAGCTTAAACGCTGGCAGGGTGTAACGCTAAACGGTGAACCGGTAAGACTGAAAGACGGTGGCAGAGAAAATGATGTGATCAGGGTAACCTTGCGGCATAAGGAAGAAAGCTGGATTGTGCCCCAAGACTTGCCACTGGACGTAGTTTACGAGGACGACGATTTACTTGTAGTGGATAAAAAACCAGGAATACTGGTCCACCCTATGTCCTATCAGGACAGCGGAACTGTTGCCAATGCTGTTTTATACCGGTGGTCACAACAGGGAATTGAAGCCCGGTTTCGCCCGGTATTCCGGCTCGATCGCCACACTTCCGGACTTTTAATGGTGGCTAAAAATAGTTTTGCTAATCATAGAATGGTGGAACAATTGCACACACAAAACCTGCGCCGCCGCTATGTTGCGATGGCGCAGGGGGTAATAGCTGAAGATGCGGGGGTACTGGATTATCCCATAGCCATGGATCCGGGCAGCGGCGGCAAAAGGACGGTCAGCCCGGACGGCAAGGTGGCTTTGACCAGGTTCCGGGTACTGGAGAGGTTTTCCGGCCTCACTCTTTTATGTCTGGAGTTGGAGACCGGGCGTACTCACCAGATAAGGGTACACCTGTCACAAAAGGGTTTTCCCCTTTGTGGTGACACCTTGTACGGAGGCGAAGCAACGTTGATAGATAGGCAAGCTTTGCACTCGGCTGAGCTAAGGTTCCTGTCACCCCGTAGGGGCCAAGAAGTAACGGTTACCAGTACGCTGCCCGGAGATATAAAGGATCTATTGTCACTGAAAAATAGGCAATCATGTTAA
- a CDS encoding ATP phosphoribosyltransferase — protein sequence MLPQLRLGLPKGSLQESTFQLFKRAGYNVSVRGRSYFPSIDDPELEVVLMRAQEIPRYVSEGVLDAGLSGLDWIMENQADVVEVADLAYSKQTSNPIRLVIAVAQDSEIKSVQDLQGKRIATELVGVTRRYLEENGVRATVEYSYGATEVKVPQLVDAIADLTETGSSLRANKLRVIATVLESTTRLHANKDSWEDGWKKEKLQNMAVLLQGALRADSKAGLKMNLPQDKLEQVLSVLPSMKHPTVAQLVDSDWMALEVVLDEKQARDLIPELKRSGAQDIIEYPLNKVIP from the coding sequence TTGTTGCCCCAGTTACGTCTTGGCCTTCCCAAGGGAAGCTTGCAGGAATCAACATTTCAATTGTTTAAAAGGGCCGGTTACAATGTAAGTGTGCGCGGTCGTTCATATTTTCCCTCTATTGATGATCCCGAGTTGGAAGTGGTGCTCATGCGGGCACAGGAAATACCCCGTTATGTCAGTGAAGGGGTATTAGACGCCGGTCTCAGCGGATTGGATTGGATAATGGAAAACCAGGCTGATGTAGTGGAAGTGGCAGATCTGGCCTATTCCAAGCAGACCAGTAACCCTATCCGCCTGGTGATTGCTGTGGCCCAGGACAGCGAAATAAAATCTGTCCAGGATCTGCAGGGTAAGCGCATAGCAACCGAACTTGTGGGCGTGACACGCCGCTACCTGGAGGAAAACGGGGTTAGGGCCACGGTGGAATATTCGTACGGTGCCACCGAAGTAAAGGTACCCCAGCTGGTGGATGCTATTGCAGATTTGACGGAAACTGGAAGTTCCCTTAGGGCCAACAAGCTACGGGTGATTGCTACCGTTTTGGAGTCTACCACCAGGCTGCATGCTAATAAGGATTCCTGGGAGGATGGCTGGAAAAAGGAGAAACTACAAAACATGGCGGTACTACTCCAGGGTGCGCTCCGTGCTGACTCCAAGGCCGGTCTGAAAATGAATCTTCCCCAGGATAAGTTGGAACAGGTACTGTCGGTACTTCCTTCCATGAAACACCCCACTGTTGCTCAGCTTGTTGATAGTGACTGGATGGCTCTGGAGGTAGTTCTCGATGAAAAGCAAGCCAGGGATCTGATACCGGAGTTAAAGCGTAGCGGGGCACAGGATATTATAGAGTATCCCTTAAATAAAGTAATCCCGTAA
- a CDS encoding CoA-binding protein, which yields MTGLDKLFKPVSIAVLGASKTPGKIGHAVVRNILDSGYQGSLYPVNPKEEMIEELDCYSNVAEIPVPVDLAVISVPARFVCEAAETCGKAGVKGLVVISAGFKEIGAEGLEMEKNLISICRDYKMQMLGPNCVGLMDTHTPLNASFAGAFPERGEIAFLSQSGAMLIAILDWSISAGLGFSKIVSLGNKGDLSEIEFIEDAAQDPNTKVILCYIEDIIDGERFLEVAGRAAKEKPVIVLKSGTSQAGAQAASSHTGALAGSDLAYDTAFKQCGIIRARSMTELFDLAATFAKSPVPRGKRVAIVTNSGGPGIIATDNVENNGLQMARFTKSTIEELQANLPVEAGIYNPVDVLGDAKAERYHFALQKVCADPNVDSVLMLMCPTSVTESDDTAKALIETRDAYPDKAIFAANMGGETLSEATRLLSRAGIPCFTFPEPALNAIRGMVDYSDFRASNGQQEDQYHVDVDKRAVKAIFYDVLKDNRLVLLGSEASEVARAYGIAAAPVVLATTPDQAAAEAEKMGYPVVLKVASPKILHKTDVGGVQIGLKSAEEVKNAFMEIMDNVKRYLPRVVVHGIEVQKMMPKGTELIIGMTKDIQFGPLIAFGLGGIYVNLLKDVSFRLAKGLTPSGINSMFEETKAYSLLRGYRGAPPADTGAVQDVVSRVARLVLDFPEITEIDMNPLIAYKEGISVLDVKITIS from the coding sequence ATGACCGGATTAGATAAGCTTTTTAAGCCTGTATCCATTGCTGTACTAGGGGCATCAAAAACCCCCGGGAAAATAGGCCATGCCGTGGTACGTAATATTCTGGACAGCGGTTACCAGGGATCATTATATCCGGTAAATCCCAAGGAAGAGATGATCGAAGAATTAGATTGTTATTCTAATGTTGCAGAGATTCCTGTTCCTGTAGACTTGGCAGTGATCAGTGTGCCGGCACGTTTTGTTTGTGAAGCTGCAGAAACTTGCGGCAAAGCAGGTGTTAAAGGTTTGGTGGTAATAAGTGCCGGGTTCAAGGAAATAGGTGCCGAGGGATTGGAAATGGAGAAAAATCTCATTTCTATCTGCCGGGACTACAAGATGCAGATGTTGGGACCTAACTGCGTGGGGCTAATGGATACCCACACCCCGTTGAATGCTTCATTTGCCGGGGCCTTCCCTGAACGCGGGGAGATAGCATTTTTGTCTCAAAGCGGGGCCATGCTGATTGCCATTCTAGACTGGAGCATATCCGCCGGTCTGGGTTTTTCTAAGATCGTGAGTCTTGGTAATAAAGGTGATCTGTCCGAAATTGAATTCATCGAGGATGCAGCTCAAGACCCAAATACCAAGGTAATTCTTTGTTACATTGAAGATATTATAGACGGCGAGCGTTTTCTTGAGGTTGCCGGCAGGGCAGCCAAAGAGAAGCCGGTGATTGTACTTAAATCTGGCACTAGTCAGGCAGGGGCCCAGGCCGCTTCATCTCATACCGGGGCACTGGCCGGAAGTGACCTGGCTTATGATACTGCTTTTAAGCAGTGCGGCATTATAAGGGCCAGGAGCATGACCGAGCTCTTTGATCTTGCCGCTACGTTTGCCAAATCCCCCGTACCCCGAGGTAAAAGAGTGGCTATTGTTACTAATTCCGGCGGGCCGGGTATTATAGCTACCGATAACGTGGAAAATAATGGCCTCCAAATGGCCAGATTTACAAAAAGCACTATTGAAGAGCTGCAGGCAAATCTCCCGGTGGAAGCAGGAATATATAACCCGGTGGATGTTCTTGGCGATGCCAAGGCCGAACGTTACCATTTTGCATTACAAAAGGTCTGTGCAGATCCTAATGTGGACAGTGTGCTGATGCTAATGTGCCCCACTTCAGTAACCGAATCTGATGATACAGCTAAAGCGCTGATTGAAACCAGGGATGCATATCCTGATAAGGCTATTTTTGCGGCCAATATGGGTGGGGAAACCTTATCCGAGGCCACACGCCTGCTTTCCCGGGCAGGTATTCCCTGTTTCACTTTCCCGGAACCGGCACTTAATGCCATACGCGGCATGGTGGATTACAGTGACTTCCGCGCCAGTAACGGGCAGCAGGAAGACCAATACCATGTAGATGTTGATAAGAGGGCTGTCAAGGCAATTTTTTATGATGTGTTGAAAGACAATCGTCTGGTGTTGCTGGGCAGTGAAGCATCGGAGGTGGCCCGGGCATACGGCATAGCCGCTGCTCCAGTTGTATTGGCCACTACGCCTGATCAAGCGGCCGCTGAGGCGGAAAAAATGGGTTACCCGGTGGTTCTAAAGGTGGCGTCACCTAAGATATTGCACAAGACTGATGTTGGTGGTGTGCAGATAGGGCTTAAATCGGCAGAGGAAGTAAAGAACGCGTTCATGGAGATAATGGATAACGTTAAAAGGTATCTGCCGCGGGTTGTGGTGCACGGGATAGAAGTGCAGAAAATGATGCCCAAAGGTACCGAGTTGATCATTGGTATGACCAAGGATATTCAATTCGGCCCATTGATTGCCTTTGGGCTGGGGGGAATATATGTTAATCTGCTTAAAGATGTATCCTTCAGATTGGCTAAAGGGCTTACGCCCAGTGGCATAAATTCCATGTTTGAAGAAACAAAGGCATATTCACTACTGCGCGGTTACCGTGGCGCCCCGCCCGCTGATACAGGTGCAGTGCAGGATGTTGTTTCACGAGTAGCCCGTTTGGTGCTGGATTTCCCGGAAATAACAGAAATTGATATGAACCCTCTGATTGCGTATAAAGAAGGAATTTCAGTATTAGATGTTAAGATTACTATTTCCTAG
- a CDS encoding deoxynucleoside kinase: MVKQQENTQVQIVVDGMTGVGKTTLVNVLAEEMDLVSFTEIFEDENDLLHKFFHDRERWCFPMQINFLNHRFRQYKEATEKNCAIMDRSIYSDNIFARMYKEIGYMTVEEYNVYHSLLYNMLESLEPPRLIIYLSVDAKEAIRRIKKRGRKDELEVEEGYWRKLHRFYEEQYRNYKMGNLLVINANDLDFVKYNDHRKQILDTVKHKWEAINEAAVAR; encoded by the coding sequence ATGGTTAAACAACAAGAAAATACCCAGGTGCAAATAGTTGTAGACGGAATGACCGGCGTGGGGAAGACAACTCTGGTCAATGTATTGGCTGAAGAAATGGATCTGGTTTCTTTTACGGAAATATTTGAGGATGAAAATGACCTCTTACATAAGTTTTTTCACGATAGGGAACGCTGGTGTTTTCCCATGCAGATTAACTTTTTAAACCACAGGTTCCGCCAGTATAAAGAGGCCACGGAAAAAAATTGTGCCATTATGGACCGATCAATTTATTCGGATAATATATTTGCTCGTATGTACAAGGAAATAGGTTATATGACCGTAGAGGAGTATAACGTTTACCACAGTTTATTGTATAACATGCTGGAAAGTCTGGAACCGCCGCGCTTGATAATTTACCTGAGCGTCGACGCTAAAGAAGCCATTAGGCGGATCAAAAAACGGGGGCGTAAAGACGAGCTGGAAGTGGAAGAAGGGTATTGGCGCAAGCTTCACCGCTTCTATGAGGAGCAGTACCGCAACTACAAAATGGGGAATCTTCTAGTTATTAATGCCAATGATCTTGACTTTGTAAAATATAATGATCACAGGAAGCAAATATTGGACACGGTAAAGCATAAGTGGGAAGCAATTAATGAGGCTGCTGTTGCGAGGTAA
- a CDS encoding rhomboid family intramembrane serine protease, which translates to MIPLRDSARSRTFPYVTVALILINFLVFFFELSLERFQVNQLYYVYGVVPAETLNAIFTGAPLEPVIIPFFTAMFIHGGWLHILGNMWYLWIFGDNIEDRLGHFRYLLFYLGLGIVASMVHVMANPGSTAPVVGASGALAGVLGAYFIVYPRSRILSLIPIFIFFTVLEVPAIIFVGIWFLIQLFNTLSMGGAATSVAWWAHLGGFVAGAVLIKLVDPGVRQYNYNRK; encoded by the coding sequence ATGATACCGCTTCGGGACAGTGCTCGTTCCCGAACATTTCCGTATGTCACCGTGGCACTTATTCTGATTAACTTTCTGGTATTTTTCTTTGAGCTTTCCCTGGAAAGATTTCAGGTAAACCAGCTTTATTATGTTTATGGTGTGGTACCGGCAGAGACACTGAATGCTATTTTCACCGGCGCGCCGTTAGAACCCGTGATTATACCCTTCTTCACTGCCATGTTTATTCACGGCGGGTGGCTTCATATACTGGGTAACATGTGGTACCTGTGGATTTTCGGGGATAATATTGAAGACCGGCTGGGCCATTTCCGTTACTTATTATTTTACCTGGGCCTGGGGATTGTGGCCAGTATGGTGCACGTGATGGCCAATCCCGGTTCCACAGCTCCAGTTGTGGGGGCTAGTGGTGCGCTGGCCGGGGTACTGGGTGCGTATTTTATTGTGTATCCCAGGTCGCGCATATTGTCCTTGATACCTATCTTCATCTTTTTCACGGTGCTGGAAGTGCCGGCCATAATATTTGTTGGCATCTGGTTTTTAATACAGTTGTTTAATACCCTGTCCATGGGCGGGGCAGCCACTTCTGTGGCCTGGTGGGCTCACCTGGGCGGATTCGTTGCAGGTGCCGTATTGATTAAGCTGGTGGATCCGGGCGTACGGCAGTATAACTATAATAGGAAATAG